From the Gossypium hirsutum isolate 1008001.06 chromosome A02, Gossypium_hirsutum_v2.1, whole genome shotgun sequence genome, the window CCATCATCTCCTGGCTACAGTCCTTCATCTCCTGGCTACAGTCCTACCTCGCCTGGTTACAGCCCTACATCTCCTGGCTACAGTCCTACCTCGCCTGGTTACAGCCCCACATCACCTACTTACAGTCCTAGTTCACCAGGTTACAGCCCAACAAGTCCAGCCTACTCTCCTACAAGTCCCTCTTATTCTCCAACCTCACCAAGCTATAGCCCTACCTCTCCAAGCTACAGCCCTACGTCTCCAAGTTACAGTCCTACTTCACCAAGTTATAGTCCCACATCTCCCAGCTATAGTCCAACTTCACCAAGCTACAGCCCTACTTCACCGGCATATAGCCCAACTTCACCTGCATACAGCCCCACTTCTCCATCATACAGCCCAACATCGCCATCATACAGTCCGACATCTCCTTCTTACAGCCCAACCTCACCCTCCTATAGCCCTACATCTCCATCATACAGCCCTACTTCCCCAGCATATAGCCCCACTTCTCCCGGGTACAGTCCGACCTCACCAAGTTATGGTCCCACGTCACCTAGCTATAGCCCTACCTCTCCAAGTTACAATCCGCAATCAGCCAAGTACAGTCCATCTCTAGCATACTCACCAAGCAGTCCAAGGTTGTCTCCTTCCAGTCCTTACAGTCCAACATCACCGAATTATAGGTAAACCATGATAGACTAAATCACTTATCTGTTTGTTGCTTAGAACTCTTGGATTGTGTGACTGCACTGCTATTGTTGTTTGTATCCTCTTCTCAGTTTCAGTTAATTTGTACTCATGCTGAGTAACTTTGgtttcatttcaatatatattttttgtattacaGCCCGACGTCGCCATCTCATTCGCCTACTTCTCCATCTTATTCCCCTTCAAACCCAACCTATAGTCCTAGCAGGTAACTTGTCATCTTAAAGCTTCCACCTGCAGTACTTACGTACCGAATTTGTTATAAGCGACTTTTAATCTGCTATCTATTTTGTATGTATGAAACCAGCCCATATAATTCTGGAGGCAATCCTGACTACAGCCCAAGTTCGCCACAGTACAGGTAAGCAGAGACTCAAATGTTGAATCTAAAAAAATTACTCTATTTTCGTGTTTTCATATTTCCAATCTTCCATACAGTCCAAGTGCTGGGTACTCCCCTAGTGCTCCAGGGTATTCGCCATCCTCAACTGGTCAGTACACTCCAAGCAACAAGGATGATCAGGCAGCTAAAGACGGAAAACATGACAGGAGTTAATGATAAGGCACGCCGTTTTTGAAAAGCTCGAGAAAACCAAGGTTGGTTTCGTCTTTAACTCATAAATTTATTGCAGTTTGTTTTAGAATTGCAGTAACGACTCTTCTATTTTATCGGTTTCCATTAGGCTTCTCTTTGAATTtccaaaagattttaaaaatctCAGGGAGAGGGTCACCTTCGAGCCATTTTTCTTTATTACGCAAATATTTGAATCAATCACACCTCCGAACATAGTCTGGGTATTTATGCAACAGtcttgggtgaaaatggtgagaagatttttattttcttgagCATTGTGTTCATATAGGTGTCAGCATGTAAAAGTGTTCATAAGCTGGCTTATATATGATATTAGTACATTTTATGTTTGCCCAAGTTCAGTCCGACATGAGATATGAACTTAAGATTTTGCCTAAGCCCGGTTTGGCCAGCTGatgttaatttaaataaaaaaaacatattttttaatgtttatatagtattgtattatgatatatttaattttgtctgattttaattataaaaataaaataaaaatataaaatgggcTGGGTTGAGCTAAGCTTGGGTCATGAATGTTGAAGCCCAAGCTCAGGCTCATAGTTTTCTCGTTTTTCTGTAATTTTGTCCTAATTCTCATATTTCAAATGGATATTTTGTTTTGGATGATGCGGCCCATGAAGAGATGTATCGGCATGTAATgtaatgatataaataaatgatggTTGACTTTGCATTTTCTTGAGTTTGCAGGTGGAATGTGGCAAATACTTTTTCTTTGTTAGCCGAAACAATCAACAACATATGGTGAATCTCTTAGTAAAAAGATATATTGGAAAAAAGacagtaattttataatttctttaacttttttttccattttttaaggttaaattgTTCTTTGTGGTAGTAGTTAGCTAATAAAATTGACATTTTGTAAAGCATATTCGCAGGTTGTAAGCACGggaatttacttataattttCAACGTTAATTTTAAgcatattttattgttatatCAATCTCGTTAATAAAGATCAGACTTGATTATCTTGATTTGATTCGATGATGAATAAAAAAAGATTTATGAATTTGAACTCGAATTTCGTCGAAATGATTGGAATTTGAAATAAGAATCACATTATATGAACAAGTGGCCAACATTCGAAATTATTTATAGTTGTAGACGTCGGAGATCAATTAGGGGAGACTGGAGGGAGAGACAAGGCAATTGAGTGTTTATGTAGGTAAAGGGTTTAAGGGAGATCCCCCTTATATTGGGGTAGTGTCATGTTACCGTCAATAAAGATGGTGGTCCGCTCATGAGGTATTACTATTTTGACATTTTATTAGCTGAGGTAGTTATGCCTTGATGATCTCCTTTTAAAGGATATAGGCCAACTGTTAAAAGAGGATGGCCTTATGGATAGTTCAACAAGTTGTCGGTTATGTGTAACTAGCTAAACAGTACAAAATGGAGTTGGATGGTACAATATGGAGAGTTATCTGTGGGTCTCTCTAAAGTCACTTCTTGttgccatgtgtctcaaccgatgtataacaataataaatcaACTTGAAAACTTGAATCTTAAAATGACAAACTAGaattatcataaattttaaaactaaaatagaTTCAATTACCGATGAAGCCTTGGCACAAATGACAAAGACGAAAAACTTAGGTTGTCAACCTTGCGAGCTTCTCATGTAACTGTAATTTGTCCGAGTTTGATTTCGTGATCCAATATTGTCTACTATCGAAgtcttttttttcaatatttatcttttctttggaactttctttttttcttcttgaaAATACATAATTCTGAATTTTTGTTTTGCTTATTAATGAATTTTTCGAAAAATGAATCTGATTTAAGTTAAGAGTatctaaaattaaacaaaattgaaaactaaaaaaaaatccaatttaaattaaatctATCTAAAATTAATTCCATCCTACAAGTGTAATACATGAAAATACAATATCAAATGAACGGCCGACCGACAGTGACGGCCAATCAAGAAATATGGCGAAGTTATGGCCGGCAATGAAGCTATGTTCAAAGCcataaaatcatttcatttttcttAGATCAACAAACCGTTGTTTCCTACTCATATTCCGACGGTGACGATTTACAATCCCAATGGTGAAACCGGTGAAACACAGGAGCAAAATCATTCTCACATTTCGGTTAAGCCCACCGGTTATCACCGGCGGTAAAGGAATTTCCGGTCATATGGTACCTTTAATACCCAGGAATGCGAGTTTCGAATTACGTGAACCTGTGTCACCGAAAGTttcatgcatgggtcaaattataaagaagaagaaaatacgTAGCTTGAAGAAACTCAAACAaggttctttttcttcttcttcttcttcttcttcttcttcaaggcCTTCACAAGCATTTGCAGAGCAAATCAAAAGCAAAGTTTTAAAAAGGATAAAACTTTGCCCTAATAATCATCATACGTTAATTGATGATTATGAAGTTTCAgtggttgaagaagatgatgatgatgaaagaTCAGCTCCTTCGCTTCTGCAAATGAGACGATTTAATAACGTACGTAGCACTTTATCGGATTTTGATTGGACGACAAGTGAAGAAAAGGGTGTTAAAAGGAAGAGAAGTTGAAGCCATTAGGGGGATTTATGAAGGGTGGTCTGGAGTAGTTGAAGAAAGGGGTAAAATAATATTTAGTCCCTGAATTTGTCAGTTTTCTTTAATTTGATCCCTTTCTTTTGTCCCGGGAAAagtttttcaatttgatccctaaatttggattattttaaaacagttttaaaaaaaagtatttaattttttaaaaattcctaGTGACGGTGTGTCGCAATCTTATAGTGCCATGTTATCATACCTTAACAGAATTCAAATTCAGAGAACAATTTGAAAAAAACTGCCAAGTTTTAGAATTGATATGAATAAACCAAGGTGTGAAAAATTGCTAAATTCAGGGACTAAATCTTGCATTTATCCCTCCAAAAACCAATAACTCCGTGGCTGCTATTCTAGTTTTTTTACGGCAATACCCaatatttttagggttaattcCAACAATAGTTCTAAACTATCACCCAAGTTCTAAATTAGTatcaaacttcaaaatattttaattgaattttgaaaacattagTATTGTATCGATTATATCATTTTGTTAGTTTAATCATTAGATTTGACATTAAATATTAGCACTAATATGATGTAGAGCATATTTATAATAGTGGatcaatttgtaaatatgtgtATAGTATGAACATTTTGAATTTGACGTGTAACCAAAAAAAATGTCGTGTTGGGAGGATTTTTTTTAACACGTCAAATTTAAATTGTTCACATACATATTTACATTTTGCCCCATTTgctttaaatattctcaatatCAATTTTAAGTGGACATTTAATGTCTAATTTAATGATTACACTGATGAAAATATTCGATTgatatgataataatattttaaatactcAATTAAAATAATCTGAATTATGTACCCCATGTATTGGCCTGATGACCAGAGTGTTCACAGCCCTAAGTATGACTTGGGTTTGAAACGCACTAGTCGTGTTATTGTTAAGGCTTTACCCTCTTATTgtaaattcaccaaaaaaaataataatttgaagtatgaaatcaatttaaaattagatattagatatttatttatttaaatgctATGTATCAAtgtcctcttttttcttttctcccattttaaaagaaattgtgaaaattttggttcagggtgggtttggatgagtGATGAGGTGCGGTACAGtgtatttagcttactttttgtttcACGCTATAGCGTCTCTACAATATCTAATTTCATTGCCACCAATGTTTTTACACGAACCGcaagtaaacgcaccgcccatccaaacccactctCAGCCTCTCTTCGATATCATTTTAAGGGTGAATGCAATGTGAGGCAACCAAGGACTTTAGTTCCTTAAAATTAAAAAGACTACATTTTAATCCTTATACAAATGAtaatattttaagttaatataaatacagaaaaattttattttatccctttatgtttaattttttaaatcataaaattataaattaatacacaataaattatattttaacctcataaaaatttataacttaattttaaCACTACTAAAACAGTTTCTAGATTCACTAAATTTTTTCAGTCTAAGTTAGATTATGAACTTATTAATTATTTCCACATTAGGGCTAAACAAGGCAACTATTCCAACAttgggatttgatttttttttatctaagttaGTCTCTAAAATTAACAATTATTATCATATTGAGACATTGGAGTATGAACtttagaattttcaaaaaaaattaaggactaaattgaataaaaaaaaagttgaagccCAATGTAGAGATAAAATAATGAAAGAGACAAAAGTATGGTAAAAGAATCTTTATAAAAATTCTGAGCACAAAACCTAGCAGATATTTTGTAGTGACCACAAAATTCTGATAATTTCTTAGTTGTCTTTAAGCCAAGTTATTAATTGGTGGAAGACTACTAAATAAATTCATGATAGTGAACCCTCATCTCCCACCACTTTTCATCATTGCTTCAACACTAGCTTTATTTATCCTCATCCATTTTATcagattattaattattaatttaataataaattgaataattaattttttaattttaacatttaattttattaaaattaatcttaCCGCTCATCAAAACTGATTTTGAGCTTAATATAAAAGAatcgaaaaattattttatgaactatTCTTACCACATAATTCATAATTcttttccaattatttaatgacatttcgacaaaattttcatatcattgatacataattttggtaatttttttactcTGAATCCCGAACTTGAATACAGATATAAACCTTGAATCTCAAACCCTGAACTTCAAACCTCGAACCTTAAACCCTGAATTGAtttaggtttaaggtttaagttATAAACGGATGATGAATAATATGATGGAAAAtgtctataaaataatttattgtatttaGTAGAGATTCAATAAGTGTTTGATAGGGATTGAGAcatattttccataaaataatttattgtatttaatAAAGGCTTGAATCTTAAATGGATattttttaatggaaaaattaGTGTTTGATAGGGATTGAGACATATTTGGATATGTATTGATGTTAGTAAATATGTGTCATTCATATAAAATTCAAGGACTTGCCCAATAAAGTTGTAGCAAATAATTTTGGGGTCAATTATATaaagtttgaattaaattattttaaataattaaatttaataaaagtatatttaaaatttacttaatttggatttttttatagtatagaatttatattttttagtcataataaattttaaagaaaaaggactaaatttataatattcgCATAGTATAAAcactaatagcagaatttgacATTTTAAGTATGAACGCAGTTGCTGCActaaaaatacccaaaattgaGCAGTATGGGTGAGTGCCCACTGAGAGCCACGAGAAAATTGTTTGGTACTAACatagaaaatagaataaaaaatggtTTCCGGTCACATCAAACTTATAGTAATCTAaaaattctttgatttttctaTAGAAGACATAATCATTCATTCAAGCATTTTATTGGGGATTGTATCTTCCATAATTTGATGAATTAAAAGACTTAAATTACTTGATAATTTTCATAAACGATTGTTATAAGCTTTAACTAAGGGAATCCCATTTGTTTAATCAGCAAAAGCAAGCAAAGCTTTAGCCTTTAGTAGCTTAGTTGTCGTCTCTGTAACTGCAGTCGCAGGCTTGCAGCTTTGCAGGCTTTGCATGGTTGCCATTTTTCATGTTCTTAAACTTCATGAAAGCTTAAACCAAGCTCAACCCAGTTTTTAATTCACTGAAATCAACGATGTCTTGGATTTTCGTTTAATACCCAAATCTCTCACCGTCGCCGGACCTTTCTTTTTGTCCTCTGTTCTTCTCTCCGGTtctgtttttttttgtgtgtgtgtgtgtgcgcgCTTTGAAAATGGAGGAAGAAGGGTCGAAGCAGGTGATTTACCTTTACGGTGATTTGGATTTAACCATTATTGAAGCTCGGAAGCTACCTAACATGGATTTAGTGTCTAATCATCTTCGTAAATGCTTAACTTGTGAGACCTGTAAAACTCCATCACAAGCAGCAGCTGCTCCAGAACCAGGGGAAGTTGGTAAAGTCCATCACCACCATAAAATCATGACCAGCGACCCTTACGTCACCGTTACGGTGCCACAATCAACTTTAGCTCGTACACGCGTGTTGAAGAGCGCTGAGAACCCGAAATGGAACGAGAGGTTCATAATCCCCATGGCTCATCCTTTAACTGAGCTAGAAATTAACGTCAAAGACGACGACCTGTTAGGCGTTGAAGTCATCGGCACTACCAAATTCCTCGCCAAAAAAATCGCCACCGGAGAGCGTATAACTGGGTGGTTCCCACTCATTGGCTCATCGGGGAAGCCTCCTAAGCCGACTACGGCAATATACATCGACATGAAATTCACGCCCTGTGAGGAAAACCCTTTGTATAAACAGAGCCTCGCCAGCGACCCGGAGCAAGGCGGCGTGAGGCACACGTATTTCCCGATGAGGAAAGGGAACAAAGTGACGCTTTACCAAGACGCTCATGTGCCGGACGGTATGTTACCCAAAATAGAACTAGACGATGGTAAAGTATTTAACCAAGGAAAGTGTTGGGAGGATCTTTGTTATGCCATATCTGAAGCTCACCATATGATATACATTGCTGGTTGGTCTGTTTTTCATAAGGTTAAGCTTGTTAGAGAACCAACTAGGCCATTACCTCGAGGTGGGGATTTAAACCTTGGTGAATTGCTTAAATATAAATCTGAAGAAGGGGTTAGGGTGTTGTTGTTGGTTTGGGATGATAAAACTTCAGATAAATTTGGTATTAGAAAGGTAACAAGTTTCCCAGCATGTTCTTTTTACTGTTTCAACTATGACTCTATGGCATTAATGTTGATTCATGTCCACGGGGTGTTGCAGGTGGGAGTAATGAAGACACATGATGAAGAAACTTTGAAGTTTTTCAAGCATTCATCTGTTATGTGTGTGCTAGCTGGTCGATATGCTGCTAGTAAGCTGGGTTATTTCAAACAAAAGGCAAGGGTTTTATTGTGCATTCTTGTTCTTTGATGAGTTAACatgggtaaaagtatcatggcaCTTGCACTAAGAGTCCTTACAGGCTAAATCAAATAGCAAACTAGTTATACtgttaaaaattccattcatttctacttttaaaaattaatataagggCAAAATGCAATTCTATAAGGGTCTTTATGGTACTTTttccattaaatatttttaatgtatatgttgtgagggtaaaagtatcatgatgGCCCTTTTACTAGGAGTCagattatatttttacccctttactcaaaaaatatagaaattagttattatacattagatcaaagagaaaATTAGTCCTTTTAGTTAAGAATTTCATCCTTTCTTCTATTAAAAACTGTTATAATTGAGAGAATAACCAGACAATTATACATGGTGTGCCATGTGTGTCTCATTCTGATGAATAAAGAtcagtttttaataatagaaatggatgaaatttttaatagaatgactaatttgctctttaatttaatgtatggggactaatttgcctattttctGAGTAGGAGTAAAATGCAATATAACTCTTAATATAAGAGCTTCCATAGTACTTTTATCCTGTCGTGAGTGTTCATATATAATGCTGCTGAGGTTGGTTTTTGCAATGGTTTTGATCAGGTTGTTGGAAGCATGTTTACGCATCATCAAAAGTTCGCTCTTGTTGATACACAGGCAGCCGGTAATAATCGAAAGATTACTGCATTTGTTGGAGGCATCGATCTCTGTGATGGTCGCTATGATACACCTGAACATCGAATACTTCATGATCTTGACACCATCTTCAAGGATGATTTTCATAATCCTACTTTTTCTGTAAGTGATTGCTCGgtttttatcttaataatttCTTCTGTTCGGATGTTCTTTTGTGTATGTTAATTGCAATTACTAAAACCATGTATCACTTTCCTATAGAGCATCTTATGAAGAATATGACACTGGATAGTGGGATGAGAAAAGTTTTAAACATCCCCAAATCCGACTAGTAAGGGTTTTGTTCACTACCGGGGAGTCTGTGCTTATAGGATTTGGCTCTCCTCCATTACTTTTGTATCCATTACTATTCAATATTACACATTTGAATGTTAATGCTTATATATTAGAAATTAATGAATGAAAAAGTAATGGACATGATCTCACCCCACAAGTATCATGTTATCATTTTATGGTCATTTAAGTGTCATTTAAGCTGCCACTAAAAGCACCAACAAGATGTTGACTGGGTCTTAGTTCAGTGGGCATTGATATTCTTGTTGGTACAAGAGGACGTGGGTTCAAGCGCGCTGGGAGTTAGCACTTTCTTATCTTCCTTCATCTTGTTTCCACTTTTCTCTATATTTTAAAGGCTGGAATCAAGGCTCCTAGGCAACCATGGCATGATTTACACACCAGAATTGAAGGGCCTGCCGCATATGATGTTCTTATCAACTTCGAGCAGCGGTGGAGGGAATCGACCAAATGGAAGGATTTCTGTCTACTTTGTGCAGGAAAAATGCCATCGAATGATGATGCTTTGATTAGGATAGAACGAATCTCTTGGATACTAAGTCCTCCCTTAGCTGTAACAGACCACGGCACTACAATAATTCCAGAAGATGACCCCAAATTACATGTTCTTAGCATCGATGATCGTGACAACTGGGATGTTCAGGTTGTGTAAAATTTTCCTGCTATTAACTGCACTTTTGATGTTGTTCTTTAATAGTAATGtcggttcaatttttttttacttccgCAGATTTTCCGCTCCATTGACTCGGGATCAGTGAAAGGATTTCCAAGACCAATGAGAAAACCCGAGAATCAGGTTTTTCCTTGACATGAAGAACCCTACTATGTAACACATTGGCTATGTTCTAAATCTTTAATCGCCTATTTTGATTCTTTGCAGAATCTTTTAGTTTCAAAAAATGTGGTCATAGAAAAAAGCATTCAAACAGCTTATATACAGGCAATAAGATCCGCTCAGCATTACATATATATCGAAAATCAGTATTTTCTGGGATCTTCGTATGCTTGGCCATCGTATAAAGATGCAGGGGCCGATCATCTGATCCCAATGGAGCTGGCATTAAAGGTCGCTAGTAAAATCCGAGCAAGAGAGAGATTTGCAGTATATGTCGTTATTCCTTTGTGGCCCGAGGGTGATACAAAATCTCTTTCTGTACAGGAAATTCTATACTGGCAGGTTCGTATTAATTGTAATCATATGCTTGTGCTGATATATAGCTTCCTTGCTAGTCCATGGTTCTGAACTTAGACTTGATATGTAATGGGAGACCTTTAGCATACTTTAAGAAAATATTGTTTCTAGTACTTAGTCGtgttcttttttttgttatttctgtTCGGTTTTCGGTTTGGGGTTTACTTTTTTGACATAATCTTTATTGTGGTCCGTATATTTCCAGTCTCAAACAATGCAAATGATGTATGATATTGTCGCACGAGAACTCAAAAGCATGCAGATTACGGACTCGCATCCTCAAGATTACCTCAATTTCTATTGTCTTGGTAAGAGGGAAGAGGTCACCCCGGAAATGCTCGGTGGAAACGGAACTTCGGTAATTACTTAAAGTTAACTAGTTTTGGATATGATTAACAGTGGGGAGATTCTTGACTGTTAAGTATCCCGTGCTTATGTTTTTCATAGGTCTCTGACTCTGCAAAGTTCGGTCGGTTCATGATATACGTGCATGCAAAGGGAATGGTCATAGATGATGAGTATGTGATTGTAGGGTCAGCAAATATTAACCAAAGATCCATGGCTGGTACAAAAGA encodes:
- the LOC107944208 gene encoding uncharacterized protein At1g76070 gives rise to the protein MVKPVKHRSKIILTFRLSPPVITGGKGISGHMVPLIPRNASFELREPVSPKVSCMGQIIKKKKIRSLKKLKQGSFSSSSSSSSSSRPSQAFAEQIKSKVLKRIKLCPNNHHTLIDDYEVSVVEEDDDDERSAPSLLQMRRFNNVRSTLSDFDWTTSEEKGVKRKRS